A single Arthrobacter dokdonellae DNA region contains:
- a CDS encoding acyl-CoA dehydrogenase family protein: protein MLPDLLSLKKVGAFALTEPLHGSDISRQMETTATRSGDEWILNGHKRWIGNGTFADYVLVWARDTADDQIKGFIVEKGTEGFRTEAISNKTAVRIIQNANITLNNVRIPFTNWLPGTRTFRDANSLLLHSRVWVSWQAVGQQFAAFDVARAYALQRKQFGKPIASFQLIQDQLARMIGNATMSLSLMIQLARLTESGLLTMDHAALAKASCTERMRKTVALGRSIVGGNGISTDFEMAKIFADAEAIYSYEGSYEINALLVGRALTGISAFA, encoded by the coding sequence ATGCTTCCAGACCTGCTATCGCTCAAGAAAGTAGGAGCCTTCGCCCTTACGGAGCCCCTGCACGGGTCCGACATTTCCAGGCAGATGGAAACCACCGCAACCCGAAGCGGAGATGAATGGATTCTGAATGGCCACAAACGATGGATCGGCAACGGTACCTTCGCGGATTACGTCCTGGTCTGGGCCCGCGATACAGCCGACGACCAGATCAAAGGGTTCATCGTCGAGAAAGGCACCGAGGGCTTCCGCACTGAAGCCATATCGAACAAGACAGCTGTCCGCATCATTCAGAACGCCAATATCACCCTGAATAACGTCAGAATCCCGTTCACCAACTGGCTGCCAGGAACACGAACGTTCCGGGATGCCAACTCCCTCCTCCTGCACTCAAGGGTGTGGGTCAGCTGGCAGGCCGTAGGCCAGCAGTTTGCAGCATTCGACGTTGCGAGGGCATACGCACTCCAGCGCAAGCAATTCGGCAAACCAATCGCTTCCTTCCAGCTCATTCAGGACCAACTGGCGCGAATGATCGGAAACGCCACGATGTCCCTTTCCCTGATGATCCAACTCGCACGCCTAACAGAGTCGGGCCTTCTCACCATGGACCATGCTGCGCTGGCAAAAGCAAGCTGCACAGAGCGGATGCGCAAGACCGTGGCGCTCGGCAGGTCAATCGTCGGAGGCAATGGAATCAGCACCGACTTCGAGATGGCGAAAATTTTCGCGGACGCAGAAGCGATCTACTCCTATGAGGGCAGCTACGAAATAAACGCTCTCTTAGTCGGGCGGGCACTGACCGGGATCTCGGCGTTCGCCTGA
- a CDS encoding SDR family NAD(P)-dependent oxidoreductase, with the protein MELSNTAAIVTGGASGLGAATARVLAEQGAYVFAVDLGDSIGQSQPVNGVEYLEADVTDVAQIRDVVLKASADKPLRTVINCAGILPTMRILGKRGVHDLSLFAKVIEVNLVGSFNVLASAAEAISRTAADEHGQRGVIINTASIAAFEGQIGQAAYASSKAGIVGLTLPAARDLAQYGIRVNAIAPGIVETPMMASVSDEVRRGLAAGVTFPKRLARPGEFAQLALSIIEHDYLNGEIIRMDGALRMASR; encoded by the coding sequence ATGGAGCTCAGCAATACTGCAGCAATCGTTACCGGTGGCGCGTCAGGCCTTGGCGCAGCCACCGCCCGGGTTCTCGCCGAACAGGGCGCATACGTGTTTGCCGTCGACCTCGGCGACTCCATCGGACAGAGTCAGCCGGTAAACGGCGTGGAGTACCTCGAGGCCGATGTAACCGACGTTGCCCAGATCCGTGACGTCGTCCTAAAAGCCTCGGCCGACAAGCCCCTGCGGACAGTAATCAATTGCGCAGGGATTCTCCCGACGATGCGAATCCTCGGCAAAAGAGGTGTGCATGACCTCTCACTCTTCGCAAAGGTCATCGAAGTCAACCTCGTCGGATCCTTCAACGTTCTCGCCTCCGCGGCTGAAGCCATCTCGCGCACGGCCGCGGATGAACACGGTCAACGCGGTGTAATTATTAACACCGCCTCCATCGCTGCCTTCGAAGGCCAGATCGGCCAAGCCGCCTACGCCTCGTCAAAAGCCGGCATAGTAGGCCTCACCCTTCCTGCCGCCAGGGACCTAGCCCAGTATGGAATACGGGTAAATGCCATTGCACCGGGCATTGTGGAGACCCCCATGATGGCCTCCGTGAGCGACGAAGTCCGCCGAGGACTTGCCGCCGGCGTCACATTCCCCAAACGCCTAGCCCGTCCCGGGGAATTCGCTCAACTGGCACTGTCGATCATCGAACACGACTATCTCAACGGGGAAATCATCCGAATGGATGGGGCGCTGCGAATGGCCTCCCGGTAG
- a CDS encoding acetyl-CoA C-acetyltransferase: protein MHNNPAHEIPSHPEDVVIIGGARTPQGKLNGQLAGLTAVELGAAAVSGALEKAGIDPGLVDAVVIGQVVQAGSGQNPARQTALKAGISGTVPATTINKVCLSGLTAVIDAARLIRAGDAEVVVAGGQESMSHSPHLLPGSRQGWLYGGGNMIDSLVSDGLSDAQEGVSMGLLTERGNQVHSIGRRQQDEVAAASHRRAAQAADEGVFKDEIVPITVHGRKGQSLVLDRDEQIRPGTDLEVLSQLRPAFAADGSITAGNASPLSDGAAALVLTSRANAERLQLEILAVVSAPGQVAGPDNSLHSQPSNATRAALARAGWTAEDLDFIEINEAFGAVAVQSLNELGIPLDRCNIHGGAIALGHPIGASGARLALHAANELLRRGAGRAAVALCGGGGQGEALLLYRN from the coding sequence ATGCACAACAATCCAGCACATGAAATTCCCTCCCATCCGGAGGATGTAGTGATTATCGGTGGTGCCCGAACTCCCCAGGGCAAGCTCAACGGCCAGTTGGCGGGATTGACCGCGGTAGAACTCGGTGCAGCAGCAGTAAGCGGAGCACTTGAAAAGGCCGGCATCGATCCGGGCCTGGTAGATGCCGTCGTGATCGGCCAGGTCGTGCAGGCGGGCTCCGGACAGAATCCGGCCCGCCAGACCGCACTAAAAGCCGGAATCAGCGGGACGGTACCTGCGACCACAATAAACAAAGTCTGCCTGTCCGGGCTTACCGCCGTCATAGATGCTGCCCGCCTCATCCGCGCCGGTGATGCGGAAGTAGTTGTTGCCGGGGGGCAGGAATCCATGAGTCATAGTCCGCACCTGCTGCCTGGCTCGCGCCAAGGATGGCTATACGGCGGCGGCAACATGATCGATTCACTCGTCAGCGACGGACTCAGCGACGCGCAAGAAGGTGTCTCTATGGGCCTTCTGACTGAACGAGGCAACCAGGTGCACAGCATAGGGAGACGCCAACAGGACGAGGTGGCAGCAGCGTCCCATCGGCGAGCTGCTCAGGCAGCCGACGAAGGAGTGTTCAAGGACGAAATCGTACCCATCACTGTTCACGGTAGGAAGGGACAGTCCCTGGTTCTTGACAGGGACGAACAAATAAGACCGGGCACGGACCTCGAGGTCCTGTCCCAATTACGTCCCGCATTTGCCGCGGATGGCAGCATCACGGCAGGAAACGCCTCGCCCCTCTCCGATGGAGCTGCAGCCCTTGTCCTCACTAGCCGCGCCAACGCCGAACGACTCCAACTTGAGATACTTGCCGTCGTCAGCGCCCCGGGCCAAGTAGCTGGTCCCGACAATTCACTGCATTCACAGCCCTCGAACGCTACCCGTGCGGCGCTGGCACGGGCCGGGTGGACCGCAGAAGATCTCGACTTCATCGAGATCAATGAGGCTTTCGGCGCCGTCGCGGTTCAGTCGTTGAACGAGTTGGGAATCCCCTTGGACCGCTGCAACATACACGGCGGGGCCATCGCTTTGGGCCATCCCATCGGAGCTTCCGGTGCGCGCCTAGCACTTCATGCCGCCAACGAACTGCTCCGCCGGGGAGCGGGCCGCGCGGCGGTCGCCCTCTGCGGGGGCGGTGGACAGGGCGAAGCGCTGCTGCTCTACCGGAACTAG